A portion of the Streptomyces sp. NBC_00376 genome contains these proteins:
- a CDS encoding dipeptide ABC transporter ATP-binding protein: MSLVEVSDLSISFGDVRAVDGLSFSLEAGGALGVVGESGSGKSASAYALLGLHRGTGAKVGGSIRVAGVDVTAADDAELRALRGAKAAMVFQDPLSSLDPYYAVGDQIAEVYRVHNRASRRAARARAVEVLDRVGIPDAVRRSRSRPHEFSGGMRQRALIAMALACEPQLLIADEPTTALDVTVQAQILDLLHDLRRETGMGLLLVTHDVGVAAESVDEVLVMQSGRAVERGPVGEVLVAPREPYTKALLAAVPRVTEARDRSGAAADDGEVLVEADGVRQVFGRGKTALAAVDGVSLTVRRGETLGIVGESGSGKTTLGRMLVGLLEPTSGRLTRDARVQMVFQDPVSSLNPRRSVGESVADPLRARGQRDEAAIRARVRDLLTRVGLDPDSYDRYPHEFSGGQRQRVGIARALAAEPELIVCDEAVSALDVTTQAQVTALLAELQRELGLALVFIAHDLAVVRQVSDRVAVMRQGRIVEEGAVDQVYGNPRDPYTKQLLAAVPALDPALATVRRAARKELAAA; the protein is encoded by the coding sequence ATGAGCCTGGTCGAAGTCTCCGATCTCTCGATCTCGTTCGGCGACGTACGAGCCGTGGACGGGCTGTCGTTCTCGCTGGAGGCCGGCGGCGCGCTCGGAGTCGTGGGGGAGTCCGGCTCCGGCAAGAGCGCCTCGGCGTACGCGCTGCTCGGACTGCACCGCGGGACCGGTGCGAAGGTCGGCGGCTCGATCCGGGTCGCCGGGGTGGACGTGACGGCGGCGGACGACGCGGAACTGCGGGCCCTGCGGGGCGCGAAGGCCGCGATGGTCTTCCAGGACCCGCTGTCCTCGTTGGACCCGTACTACGCGGTGGGCGACCAGATCGCCGAGGTGTACCGGGTGCACAACCGGGCCTCCCGCCGGGCGGCGCGGGCGCGGGCGGTGGAGGTGCTGGACCGGGTCGGGATCCCCGACGCGGTACGGCGCTCCCGGTCGAGGCCGCACGAGTTCTCCGGTGGGATGCGGCAGCGGGCGCTGATCGCGATGGCCCTGGCCTGCGAGCCCCAGCTGCTCATCGCCGACGAGCCGACGACCGCCCTGGACGTCACCGTCCAGGCCCAGATCCTCGACCTGCTCCACGACCTGCGCCGCGAGACGGGCATGGGGCTGCTGCTGGTCACGCACGACGTGGGCGTGGCGGCGGAGTCGGTCGACGAGGTGCTGGTCATGCAGTCGGGCCGGGCGGTGGAACGCGGACCGGTGGGCGAGGTGCTCGTGGCACCGCGCGAGCCGTACACGAAGGCGCTGCTGGCGGCGGTGCCCCGGGTGACGGAGGCGCGCGACCGGTCCGGCGCGGCGGCGGACGACGGCGAGGTGCTCGTCGAGGCCGACGGCGTCCGGCAGGTGTTCGGCAGGGGAAAGACCGCGCTCGCCGCCGTCGACGGGGTCTCCCTCACCGTCCGGCGCGGCGAGACCCTCGGCATCGTCGGGGAGAGCGGCAGCGGCAAGACCACCCTCGGGCGGATGCTCGTCGGACTGCTGGAGCCCACCTCGGGGCGGCTCACCCGCGACGCCCGGGTGCAGATGGTCTTCCAGGACCCCGTCTCCTCCCTCAACCCGCGCCGCTCGGTCGGCGAATCGGTCGCCGACCCGCTGCGGGCCCGTGGGCAGCGCGACGAGGCCGCGATCAGGGCGCGGGTGCGGGACCTGCTGACCCGGGTCGGACTCGACCCGGACAGCTACGACCGCTACCCGCACGAGTTCAGCGGCGGGCAGCGCCAGCGCGTCGGTATCGCACGGGCACTGGCCGCCGAGCCGGAGCTGATCGTCTGCGACGAGGCGGTCTCCGCGCTCGACGTGACGACCCAGGCCCAGGTGACCGCCCTGCTCGCGGAACTCCAGCGGGAACTGGGACTCGCCCTGGTCTTCATCGCCCACGACCTCGCCGTCGTACGGCAGGTCAGCGACCGGGTCGCCGTCATGCGGCAGGGCCGGATCGTCGAGGAGGGCGCGGTGGACCAGGTGTACGGGAACCCGCGGGACCCGTACACCAAGCAGCTGCTGGCGGCCGTTCCCGCGCTCGATCCGGCGCTCGCGACGGTGCGCCGCGCGGCTCGCAAGGAGCTGGCCGCCGCCTGA
- a CDS encoding ABC transporter substrate-binding protein, translating into MRQPSVISRRVAAATAVLVVAAGAAACGPKDNKGGDGSSGAAGKPQKGGTLTVLNSKPQEDFDPARLYTSGGGNVPSLVFRTLTTRNREDGAAGAKVVPDLATDLGTPSKNATVWTYTLKDGLKYEDGTAITSADIKYGIERSFAAELSGGAPYLRDWLIGGADYQGPYKDRKGLDSIETPDAKTIVFHLNKPEGEFPFLATQTQTTPVPRAKDTGTKYEEHPISSGPYKVVKNEGDGERLVLERNPHWSVATDEERKAYPDRIDVRSGLDSAVINQRLSASQGADAAAVTTDTNLGPAELAKVTGDKKLAARVGTGHFGYTNYIAFNPKVKPFDNPKVRQAISYAVDRSSVVNAAGGSSLAEPATTFLPDQAAFGYTPYDHFPAGKNGNAAKAKELLKEAGYPKGLTVTLTHSNDKDFATSPEIATALQEALKKAGITVKLQGLESNDYSDTVYNVKSEPGFFLGGWGADWPSGGPFFAPIFDGRQIVKSGYNFNSGQLNDSAVNKEIDEINKLTDLDAAAKRWGALDKKVGEQALTVPLFHPVYKRLYGEAVKNVVISDWTGVLDISQVAVK; encoded by the coding sequence ATGCGTCAACCGTCCGTCATATCGCGCCGCGTGGCCGCGGCCACCGCAGTACTCGTCGTGGCGGCGGGTGCCGCGGCCTGCGGACCCAAGGACAACAAGGGCGGCGACGGCAGCTCCGGTGCGGCGGGCAAGCCGCAGAAGGGCGGCACGCTCACCGTCCTCAACAGCAAGCCGCAGGAGGACTTCGACCCCGCGCGGCTCTACACCTCCGGCGGCGGCAACGTCCCGTCCCTGGTCTTCCGTACGCTCACCACCCGCAACCGGGAGGACGGCGCCGCCGGCGCGAAGGTCGTCCCCGACCTCGCGACCGACCTGGGTACGCCCAGCAAGAACGCCACCGTGTGGACGTACACCCTCAAGGACGGCCTGAAGTACGAGGACGGCACCGCGATCACCAGTGCCGACATCAAGTACGGCATCGAGCGCTCCTTCGCCGCCGAGCTCTCCGGCGGCGCGCCCTACCTGCGCGACTGGCTGATCGGCGGCGCCGACTACCAGGGCCCGTACAAGGACAGGAAGGGCCTCGACTCGATCGAGACGCCCGACGCGAAGACGATCGTCTTCCACCTCAACAAGCCGGAGGGCGAATTCCCCTTCCTGGCCACGCAGACCCAGACGACCCCGGTGCCCAGGGCCAAGGACACGGGCACCAAGTACGAGGAGCACCCGATCTCCTCGGGCCCGTACAAGGTCGTCAAGAACGAGGGTGACGGCGAGCGCCTGGTCCTGGAGCGCAACCCGCACTGGTCGGTGGCGACCGACGAGGAGCGCAAGGCATACCCCGACCGGATCGACGTGCGCTCCGGGCTCGACTCCGCCGTCATCAACCAGCGCCTGTCCGCCTCGCAGGGCGCCGACGCCGCCGCCGTCACCACCGACACCAACCTGGGCCCGGCCGAACTCGCCAAGGTCACCGGCGACAAGAAGCTCGCCGCCCGCGTCGGCACCGGCCACTTCGGTTACACCAACTACATCGCGTTCAACCCGAAGGTGAAGCCGTTCGACAACCCGAAGGTGCGTCAGGCGATCTCGTACGCCGTCGACCGCTCCTCCGTGGTCAACGCGGCCGGCGGCTCCTCGCTCGCCGAGCCCGCCACCACCTTCCTGCCCGACCAGGCGGCCTTCGGCTACACGCCGTACGACCACTTCCCGGCCGGTAAGAACGGCAACGCGGCCAAGGCCAAGGAACTGCTGAAGGAGGCCGGCTACCCCAAGGGGCTGACCGTCACCCTCACGCACTCCAACGACAAGGACTTCGCGACGAGCCCGGAGATCGCCACCGCGCTCCAGGAGGCGCTGAAGAAGGCCGGAATCACCGTCAAGCTCCAGGGCCTGGAGTCCAACGACTACTCCGACACCGTCTACAACGTGAAGAGCGAGCCCGGCTTCTTCCTCGGCGGCTGGGGCGCGGACTGGCCGTCCGGCGGCCCGTTCTTCGCGCCGATCTTCGACGGGCGCCAGATCGTCAAGTCGGGCTACAACTTCAACTCCGGCCAGCTGAACGACTCCGCGGTCAACAAGGAGATCGACGAGATCAACAAGCTGACCGACCTGGACGCCGCCGCGAAGCGCTGGGGCGCGCTCGACAAGAAGGTCGGTGAGCAGGCGCTGACCGTGCCGCTGTTCCACCCGGTCTACAAGCGCCTGTACGGCGAGGCCGTCAAGAACGTCGTGATCAGCGACTGGACCGGCGTGCTCGACATCTCGCAGGTCGCGGTCAAGTAG
- a CDS encoding DUF3107 domain-containing protein translates to MEVKIGVQHTPREIVLESGLSAEEVESTVAEALTGKAQLLSLTDEKGRKVLVPADRIAYVEIGEPSTRRVGFGAL, encoded by the coding sequence GTGGAGGTCAAGATCGGGGTGCAGCACACGCCCCGGGAGATCGTTCTGGAGAGCGGGCTTTCCGCCGAAGAGGTCGAGAGCACGGTCGCCGAGGCGCTCACCGGTAAGGCGCAGCTGCTCAGCCTCACGGACGAGAAGGGCCGCAAGGTCCTGGTGCCGGCCGACCGGATCGCTTACGTGGAGATCGGCGAGCCCAGCACGCGGCGCGTGGGGTTCGGCGCGCTGTAG
- a CDS encoding alpha/beta fold hydrolase, whose amino-acid sequence MSSTELPGVRAVAAAASPTLGTVGVAQGEELRSVALPGLTLTVRSRPPQRAGLPPALYVHGLGGSSQNWSALMPLLQDVVDGEAVDLPGFGDSPPPDDGNYSVAGHARAVIRFLDAGERGPVHLFGNSLGGAVATRVAAVRPDLVRTLTLVSPALPEIRVQRSAMPTGLLAVPGVAGLFARLTREWSAEDRTRGVMALCYGDPGRVSEAGFRAAVAETERRMELPYFWDAMARSARGIVDAYTLGGQHGLWRQAERVLAPTQLVYGGRDQLVSYRMARRAAAAFRDSRLLTLPDAGHVAMMEYPEVVAQAFRELLEERGGS is encoded by the coding sequence ATGTCTTCGACCGAGCTGCCTGGCGTCCGTGCCGTCGCCGCCGCGGCGTCTCCCACGCTGGGCACCGTCGGGGTCGCGCAGGGGGAGGAACTGCGCTCCGTCGCGCTCCCCGGGCTGACGCTGACCGTCCGGTCCCGGCCTCCGCAGCGGGCCGGACTGCCGCCCGCGCTCTATGTGCACGGGCTCGGCGGCTCCTCGCAGAACTGGTCGGCGCTGATGCCGCTGCTCCAGGACGTGGTGGACGGCGAGGCCGTCGATCTGCCCGGCTTCGGCGACTCCCCGCCGCCGGACGACGGGAACTACTCGGTCGCCGGGCACGCCCGCGCCGTGATCCGGTTCCTCGACGCCGGGGAGCGCGGGCCGGTCCACCTGTTCGGCAATTCGCTCGGCGGCGCCGTGGCCACCCGGGTCGCCGCGGTCCGTCCCGACCTGGTGCGCACCCTCACCCTCGTCTCGCCCGCGCTCCCCGAGATCCGGGTGCAGCGGTCCGCCATGCCGACGGGGCTGCTCGCGGTGCCCGGTGTGGCCGGCCTGTTCGCCCGGCTGACCAGGGAGTGGTCCGCGGAGGACCGTACCCGTGGCGTGATGGCGCTCTGTTACGGCGATCCGGGGCGGGTCTCCGAGGCGGGCTTCCGCGCGGCGGTGGCCGAAACGGAGCGCCGGATGGAACTGCCGTACTTCTGGGACGCGATGGCGCGCTCGGCACGTGGCATTGTCGATGCGTACACGCTCGGCGGTCAGCACGGACTGTGGCGCCAGGCCGAGCGGGTGCTCGCACCGACCCAGCTCGTGTACGGCGGACGGGACCAGTTGGTCTCGTACCGGATGGCGCGCAGGGCGGCCGCGGCCTTCCGCGATTCACGGCTGCTGACGCTGCCCGACGCGGGGCACGTGGCGATGATGGAGTACCCGGAGGTGGTCGCCCAGGCCTTCCGGGAACTGCTCGAAGAACGCGGCGGGAGCTGA
- a CDS encoding DUF3152 domain-containing protein: protein MGRHSRKGPKPSGSDSEAAAATAGGDREGVRPPGPGTGRRRRSADAPSGSDGHAPFQQAGHVRGGHPEQREPGGGWGTGPQPRFRAEDPRTEGRQASAQPQAAPRQQPQTGTRPLIPGPRREFVEAFDAPPAPPAPRGPSVPPARPADPYASVGEWDERPPGAAVDPAVGKESKDGKGSKGRTFTGIAAAAVTTVLAVVVAGQVAQDGGGTTAAQPAGVDRAGLDGTSRSDDRATPEPVRVKPLTYEQKMAKAYPLAPELTASGKFETVPGKAKAPGRGHKYQYRIDVEKGLGLDAELFARAVQETLNDDRSWAHDGAMTFERISSGDPDFVITLASPGTTGEWCEKSGLDTTEDNVSCDSAATERVMINAYRWAQGSSTFGPDKLFAYRQMLINHEVGHRLGHNHVSCGTAGTLAPVMQQQTKSLNIDGIKCRPNAWVYPTS, encoded by the coding sequence GTGGGACGACATAGTCGAAAGGGCCCCAAACCCTCGGGGTCCGACAGCGAGGCCGCCGCCGCGACCGCGGGCGGCGACCGCGAGGGCGTCCGGCCGCCGGGCCCCGGCACCGGCCGGCGCCGCAGGTCCGCCGACGCGCCGTCCGGCTCCGACGGGCACGCCCCGTTCCAGCAGGCCGGGCACGTCCGCGGCGGCCACCCCGAGCAGCGCGAACCCGGCGGCGGCTGGGGGACCGGGCCCCAGCCCCGGTTCCGGGCCGAGGACCCCCGGACCGAGGGGCGGCAGGCTTCGGCCCAGCCGCAGGCGGCGCCCCGGCAGCAGCCGCAGACCGGCACCCGGCCGCTGATACCGGGACCGCGGCGCGAGTTCGTCGAAGCGTTCGACGCGCCGCCCGCGCCGCCCGCACCGCGCGGGCCCTCCGTCCCGCCGGCCCGCCCTGCCGATCCGTACGCCTCGGTCGGCGAGTGGGACGAGCGACCGCCCGGCGCCGCCGTCGATCCGGCCGTCGGCAAGGAGAGCAAGGACGGCAAGGGCTCCAAGGGGCGCACCTTCACCGGGATCGCGGCCGCCGCGGTGACCACCGTGCTCGCGGTGGTCGTGGCCGGGCAGGTCGCCCAGGACGGCGGCGGGACCACCGCCGCGCAGCCCGCGGGCGTCGACCGGGCCGGCCTCGACGGCACCTCCCGCTCGGACGACCGGGCGACCCCGGAGCCGGTGCGGGTCAAGCCGCTCACGTACGAGCAGAAGATGGCCAAGGCCTATCCGCTCGCGCCGGAGCTGACGGCGTCCGGAAAGTTCGAGACGGTTCCGGGGAAGGCGAAGGCTCCCGGTCGGGGGCACAAGTACCAGTACCGGATCGACGTGGAGAAGGGCCTCGGTCTCGACGCCGAACTCTTCGCCAGGGCCGTCCAGGAGACGCTCAACGACGACCGCAGCTGGGCGCACGACGGGGCGATGACCTTCGAGCGGATCTCCTCCGGCGATCCCGACTTCGTCATCACCCTGGCCAGCCCCGGGACCACCGGCGAGTGGTGCGAGAAGTCCGGTCTGGACACCACGGAGGACAACGTCAGTTGCGACTCCGCGGCGACCGAGCGCGTGATGATCAACGCCTACCGCTGGGCACAGGGGTCGTCGACCTTCGGACCGGACAAACTCTTCGCCTACCGCCAGATGCTGATCAACCATGAGGTCGGCCACCGGCTGGGCCACAACCATGTGAGTTGCGGCACGGCCGGAACCCTCGCTCCGGTGATGCAGCAGCAGACCAAGTCGCTGAACATCGACGGGATCAAGTGCCGCCCCAACGCCTGGGTGTATCCGACCAGTTGA
- a CDS encoding Ms4533A family Cys-rich leader peptide, protein MSHGPVLPDRAAIELALIGVTGHSVADIDCC, encoded by the coding sequence ATGTCACACGGCCCCGTCCTCCCCGATCGCGCAGCCATAGAGCTGGCGCTCATCGGTGTGACCGGGCACAGTGTCGCCGACATCGACTGTTGCTGA
- a CDS encoding ABC transporter permease — protein MKWFLLRRIGGALFVLLALSVVVYAAFYVAPGNVAQIACGPRCSPAQVAQVSEQLHLGDPLYLQYAHFLQGLFTGRDYSTGTGVLHCQAPCLGLSYQSDQQVTELILTKLPATASLAVGAFVLWMLLGVGTGLLSVWRRGRLTERVLTWITLAGMATPVFVIGLLLIIVLVTALQILPFPDYVPLTEDPEQWAWNLLLPWISLALVSAAPYARMTRASMLETLAEDHVRTFRAYGVGERALVGRHALRGALAPVIALGALDIGSMFGGAVLTESLFGIPGVGRELVDAVKHVDLPVVVGLVLVTGFFVVLANAVADILQAMADRRVVLA, from the coding sequence GTGAAGTGGTTCCTGCTCAGACGGATCGGCGGAGCACTCTTCGTGCTGCTAGCCCTCAGCGTCGTCGTCTACGCCGCCTTCTACGTCGCCCCCGGCAATGTCGCGCAGATCGCCTGCGGTCCGCGCTGCTCGCCCGCGCAGGTGGCGCAGGTCAGCGAACAGCTGCACCTGGGCGACCCGTTGTACCTGCAGTACGCGCACTTCCTCCAGGGGCTCTTCACCGGCCGCGACTACTCGACCGGCACCGGCGTGCTGCACTGCCAGGCGCCCTGCCTGGGGCTCTCGTACCAGAGCGACCAGCAGGTCACCGAGCTGATCCTGACCAAGCTCCCGGCCACCGCCTCGCTCGCCGTCGGCGCCTTCGTGCTGTGGATGCTGCTCGGCGTCGGCACCGGACTGCTCTCGGTGTGGCGGCGCGGCCGGCTGACCGAGCGCGTCCTGACCTGGATCACCCTGGCGGGCATGGCGACCCCGGTCTTCGTCATCGGACTGCTGCTGATCATCGTCCTGGTCACGGCGCTCCAGATCCTGCCGTTCCCGGACTACGTACCGCTCACCGAAGACCCGGAGCAGTGGGCCTGGAACCTGCTGCTGCCCTGGATCTCCCTGGCCCTGGTGTCCGCGGCCCCGTACGCCCGGATGACCCGGGCCTCAATGCTGGAGACCCTGGCCGAGGACCATGTGCGCACCTTCAGGGCGTACGGGGTCGGCGAACGGGCGCTCGTGGGACGGCACGCGCTGCGCGGTGCGCTGGCGCCGGTGATCGCGCTCGGCGCACTCGACATCGGCTCGATGTTCGGTGGCGCCGTCCTCACCGAATCGCTCTTCGGGATTCCGGGGGTCGGCCGTGAACTCGTCGACGCCGTGAAGCACGTGGACCTTCCGGTGGTCGTCGGGCTGGTGCTCGTCACCGGATTCTTCGTGGTCCTCGCCAATGCCGTCGCCGACATTCTCCAGGCGATGGCCGACCGACGGGTGGTACTGGCATGA
- a CDS encoding ferritin-like fold-containing protein: METPDNATETSEPTGIAAQDWATASAEPQYRAAVVDLLGALAYGELAAFERLAEDAKLAPTLADKAELAKMASAEFHHFERLTDRLTAIDVEPTGAMEPFAKALDDFHRQTAPSDWLEGLVKAYVGDSIASDFYREVAVRLDSDTRSLVLAVLDDTGHGNFAVEKVRAAIEADPRVGGRLALWARRLMGEALSQAQRVVADRDALSTMLVGGVADGFDLAEVGRMFSRITEAHTKRMAALGLAA; encoded by the coding sequence ATGGAGACGCCTGACAACGCCACTGAAACCTCCGAACCCACCGGAATCGCCGCCCAGGACTGGGCCACGGCGTCCGCGGAGCCGCAGTACCGGGCAGCGGTCGTGGACCTGCTGGGAGCACTCGCTTACGGGGAGCTGGCGGCCTTCGAGCGGCTCGCCGAGGACGCCAAACTCGCGCCGACGCTGGCCGACAAGGCGGAGCTGGCAAAGATGGCCTCCGCCGAATTCCATCACTTCGAGCGGCTCACCGACCGGCTGACCGCGATCGACGTGGAGCCGACCGGCGCGATGGAACCCTTCGCCAAGGCTCTCGACGACTTCCACCGCCAGACCGCGCCGTCGGACTGGCTGGAGGGCCTGGTCAAGGCGTACGTCGGCGACTCGATCGCCAGTGACTTCTACCGGGAGGTCGCGGTCCGCCTCGACTCGGACACCCGCTCCCTCGTCCTCGCCGTGCTCGACGACACCGGGCACGGGAACTTCGCCGTCGAGAAGGTGCGCGCCGCGATCGAGGCGGACCCGCGTGTCGGCGGCCGGCTCGCGCTCTGGGCGCGCCGGCTGATGGGCGAGGCGCTCTCCCAGGCGCAGCGGGTGGTGGCCGACCGCGACGCGCTGTCGACGATGCTCGTCGGTGGCGTGGCCGACGGCTTCGACCTGGCGGAGGTCGGCCGGATGTTCTCGCGGATCACCGAGGCGCACACCAAGCGGATGGCGGCGCTGGGACTGGCCGCGTAA
- a CDS encoding TetR/AcrR family transcriptional regulator: MTAIEQTEAARPRGTRLPRRARRNQLLGAAQEVFVAQGYHSAAMDDIAERAGVSKPVLYQHFPGKLELYLALLDQHCESLLQAVRTALASTTDNKLRVAATMDAYFAYVEDEGGAFRLVFESDLTNEPAVRERVDRVSLQCAEAISDVIAGDTGLSKDESMLLAVGLGGVSQVVARYWLSSRSAIPRDTAVQLLTSLAWRGIAGFPLHGIDQH; this comes from the coding sequence GTGACAGCCATCGAGCAGACCGAGGCGGCGCGCCCGCGAGGCACTCGCCTGCCTCGCCGCGCCCGACGCAATCAGCTGCTGGGCGCCGCGCAGGAAGTCTTCGTGGCGCAGGGCTACCACTCCGCCGCGATGGACGACATCGCCGAGCGGGCCGGGGTCAGCAAGCCGGTGCTCTACCAGCACTTCCCGGGCAAGCTGGAGCTCTATCTGGCCCTTCTCGACCAGCACTGCGAATCGCTTCTCCAGGCGGTCCGTACGGCGCTGGCGTCGACCACCGACAACAAGCTGCGTGTCGCCGCGACGATGGACGCGTACTTCGCGTACGTCGAGGACGAGGGCGGCGCCTTCCGGCTGGTCTTCGAGTCCGACCTGACCAACGAGCCGGCGGTGCGCGAGCGCGTCGACCGGGTCTCGCTGCAGTGCGCGGAGGCGATCTCCGACGTCATCGCCGGTGACACGGGGCTGTCCAAGGACGAATCGATGCTGCTCGCGGTCGGCCTGGGCGGTGTCTCCCAGGTGGTGGCCCGCTACTGGCTCTCCAGCCGGTCGGCCATTCCGCGCGACACCGCGGTCCAGCTGCTCACGTCGCTGGCCTGGCGGGGCATCGCGGGCTTCCCGCTGCACGGCATCGATCAGCACTGA
- a CDS encoding ABC transporter permease, producing MAEATLVEEAGTAKVPASGANPFWRRLRARRAALVAAAIVALLVLVALAAPLLAGIEGQDPTTYHPDLVDSATGGVPVGSFGGISAEHWLGVEPLTGRDLFARVVYGARVSLGVALAATLLQVLIGVSIGLAAGLGNRFVDQALSRVTDVVVALPVMVIALGALAVVPASFPRPVLIAVIIGLVGWSGTSKIVRAQTLSLKSRDHVAAARLSGWGSWQIARRELLPALAAPVITYAVLLFPSNIVVEAALSFLGVGIKPPTPSWGQMLSDADTWYQAAPTYLLIPALLLFVTVLALTVLGEGVRTALDPRAESRLRIGTGRKKEADA from the coding sequence ATGGCAGAGGCAACTCTGGTCGAGGAGGCGGGGACCGCGAAGGTCCCCGCCTCCGGGGCCAATCCGTTCTGGCGGCGGCTGCGCGCCCGGCGCGCGGCCCTCGTGGCGGCCGCGATCGTCGCCCTGCTGGTCCTGGTGGCGCTCGCCGCACCGCTGCTCGCGGGCATCGAGGGCCAGGACCCCACCACGTACCATCCCGACCTCGTCGACTCCGCCACCGGCGGGGTGCCGGTCGGCTCCTTCGGCGGGATCAGCGCCGAGCACTGGCTCGGCGTCGAACCGCTCACCGGACGCGACCTGTTCGCCCGCGTCGTGTACGGGGCCCGGGTCTCGCTCGGTGTCGCGCTCGCCGCGACCCTGCTCCAGGTGCTCATCGGCGTCTCCATCGGGCTCGCGGCGGGGCTCGGCAACCGCTTCGTCGACCAGGCGCTCAGCCGGGTCACCGACGTCGTGGTCGCGCTGCCCGTCATGGTGATCGCGCTCGGCGCGCTCGCCGTCGTACCCGCGAGCTTCCCCCGCCCGGTCCTGATCGCCGTGATCATCGGCCTGGTCGGCTGGTCCGGGACCTCGAAGATCGTGCGCGCCCAGACGCTCTCGCTGAAATCGCGCGACCACGTCGCCGCCGCCCGGCTCAGCGGCTGGGGCTCCTGGCAGATCGCCAGGCGCGAACTGCTGCCCGCACTGGCCGCGCCCGTCATCACCTACGCGGTGCTGCTCTTCCCGTCGAACATCGTCGTCGAGGCGGCCCTGTCCTTCCTCGGCGTGGGCATCAAGCCGCCCACGCCGTCCTGGGGACAGATGCTCAGCGACGCCGACACCTGGTACCAGGCGGCGCCCACCTATCTGCTGATCCCCGCCCTGCTGCTCTTCGTCACCGTGCTGGCGCTGACCGTCCTCGGCGAGGGCGTACGCACCGCGCTCGACCCGCGCGCCGAGTCCCGGCTGCGGATCGGCACCGGACGGAAGAAGGAGGCCGACGCGTGA